From one Eucalyptus grandis isolate ANBG69807.140 chromosome 9, ASM1654582v1, whole genome shotgun sequence genomic stretch:
- the LOC104446299 gene encoding pectinesterase 2, with amino-acid sequence MGFQQKFTILLFWPLLITQTISSYSSSDVKSWCSTMPYPQPCEYFLTHLPQQTPLKQKSHFLMASTRVALERAQLAQMKSYSLGSMCRNEREKAAWTDCLRLYEHIVHHLNRTIHRQCTQDDVQTWLSTALTNLETCRAGFVELGILDNVLPLMSNNISKLISNALSANHEPYAMPNYTREFPTWLRPGNRKLLRSLSASSMANIVVAHDGSGNYKTISEAVIAASERSGMARCIIYIKAGTYEENIEVGSKLENIVFVGDGIGMTIITGSRSVGEGFTTFNSATVAVDGDGFIAQDITFRNTAGAANGQAVALRSSSDLSVFYQCSFEGYQDTLFVHSERQFYKECDIYGTIDFIFGNAAVVFQNCNIYARNPPNKVNIITAQGRTDPNQNTGISIHNCKVTAASDLLSVQSFAKTYLGRPWQEYSRTVFMTTYLDSLIDSAGWLEWDGDFALSTLYYGEYMNIGPGSSTTNRVTWAGYHVITSTIEASKFTIGNFIPGGSWLFATGIPYTSGSDDMPYASWGYDVPYTSRGHKLFINFIGAYNGYLLLLFGVAEEIKKEKVLKWERPDTSSNSQTYRCTVQKRREKKQVIGTPTAACGPPPLPRSPSRLPRHAAVSIAVPHKPCSCCPGECCQHHRHFKLNTGFLTNPTGRRNVQPPPEKLSCDSPTFPTFLKSFSVLAHPSSVDEPRSREVSLRGPSLHSRQATGNYSKFLLAGQQELKRKFYAWRLKQEMAMDRISLDNDCL; translated from the exons ATGGGTTTTCAGCAAAAATTCACGATCCTTCTCTTTTGGCCTCTTTTGATAACTCAAACCATTTCCAGCTATTCATCTAGCGATGTGAAATCATGGTGCAGCACCATGCCTTACCCACAACCATGTGAGTACTTCTTGACCCACCTCCCTCAGCAAACCCCTCTCAAGCAGAAATCTCATTTCCTCATGGCCTCAACGCGAGTCGCCCTCGAGAGAGCCCAGCTCGCCCAAATGAAGTCGTACTCACTAGGCTCCATGTGCCGCAATGAGCGCGAAAAGGCCGCATGGACTGATTGCCTGCGGCTTTATGAGCACATAGTCCATCACTTGAACCGGACCATCCATCGCCAGTGCACTCAGGATGATGTGCAGACTTGGCTAAGCACTGCGTTGACCAACCTTGAGACCTGTCGGGCTGGGTTTGTCGAGCTCGGCATCTTGGACAACGTATTGCCCTTGATGTCGAATAACATTTCCAAGTTGATAAGCAATGCTTTGTCTGCAAACCATGAACCCTATGCTATGCCGAACTACACTCGTGAGTTCCCTACTTGGCTGAGGCCTGGCAATAGAAAGCTCTTGCGGTCTTTGTCCGCATCGTCTATGGCCAATATTGTGGTGGCCCATGATGGTTCGGGGAATTACAAGACAATTAGTGAAGCTGTAATTGCAGCATCGGAGCGGTCTGGCATGGCTAGATGCATAATCTATATCAAGGCTGGTACgtatgaagaaaatattgaagttggatcaaaattggagaacatTGTGTTCGTAGGTGATGGTATTGGAATGACCATAATTACCGGAAGCAGAAGTGTTGGTGAAGGATTTACTACCTTCAATTCAGCAACTGTTG CTGTTGATGGTGATGGATTCATTGCCCAAGACATCACTTTTCGTAACACTGCGGGTGCGGCGAATGGCCAAGCAGTTGCTCTGCGTTCCAGCTCCGACCTCTCAGTCTTCTATCAATGTAGCTTTGAGGGCTATCAAGACACCCTTTTTGTTCATTCTGAGCGACAATTCTACAAAGAGTGCGACATTTATGGCACCATTGACTTCATCTTTGGAAATGCAGCCGTTGTTTTTCAGAATTGTAACATCTATGCTAGAAACCCTCCTAACAAAGTCAATATCATCACTGCACAAGGCCGGACTGACCCCAACCAAAACACTGGCATCTCCATCCACAATTGCAAAGTAACTGCAGCTTCAGACTTACTATCGGTTCAAAGCTTCGCGAAGACGTACCTCGGGAGGCCGTGGCAAGAATATTCAAGAACTGTTTTCATGACCACTTACCTTGATAGCCTAATTGACTCAGCTGGCTGGTTGGAGTGGGATGGTGACTTTGCTCTTAGTACTCTGTACTATGGAGAGTACATGAACATAGGCCCTGGGTCATCGACCACAAATAGAGTCACATGGGCAGGTTATCATGTCATCACCAGCACGATAGAGGCTTCAAAGTTCACCATCGGGAACTTCATTCCTGGTGGCTCCTGGTTGTTCGCCACTGGCATTCCATACACCTCTGGCAGTGATGACATGCCTTACGCTTCTTGGGGTTACGATGTGCCTTACACCTCAAGGGGTCACAAACTGTTCATCAATTTCATTGGGGCATACAACGGttatttgcttttgctttttg GTGTGgctgaagaaataaagaaagaaaaggtccTGAAGTGG GAACGTCCAGACACATCCTCCAACTCTCAAACATACAGGTGCACGGTACAAAAGAGACGCGAGAAAAAACAAGTTATCGGAACTCCTACGGCTGCTTGTGGTCCTCCGCCGTTGCCGCGTTCACCCTCACGCCTGCCCCGCCATGCAGCAGTTTCCATTGCTGTGCCTCACAAACCGTGCTCTTGCTGCCCTGGCGAGTGCTGCCAACACCACCGCCACTTCAAGCTCAACACCGGTTTTCTAACGAACCCAACTGGTCGCCGCAATGTCCAGCCACCACCTGAGAAGCTTTCCTGCGACAGCCCCACTTTCCCGACATTCCTGAAGTCCTTCAGCGTCTTAGCACACCCCAGCAGCGTAGACGAGCCTCGGTCGCGAGAGGTCAGTCTCCGTGGCCCTTCATTGCACTCTCGACAAGCAACCGGCAATTACAGCAAGTTCCTGCTGGCCGGCCAGCAGGAACTGAAAAGAAAGTTTTACGCGTGGCGCCTTAAGCAGGAGATGGCAATGGATCGCATCTCCTTGGATAATGATTGTCTTTAG